The window TGAGTGGAGAGATAGAGAAtaatgttgcccatagaattcaagttggGTCGAAGAAATGAAGATGCCTCTGGAATTTTATGTGATCGTCTTGTACCACTCCAGAGGGGAAATTTTAtatgaaattttataggatagctataagaccagctatGCTTTGTGagatagaatgttgggcagtaaAGGAACATGTTCGCAagatagctgaaatgaggatgttgtgatggatgagtggcaagacgaggaaagATAGAAttggaaatgaatgcattcaagggaacttaggagtagcaccaataggtaataagatgaaggaaagtagacttagatggtttggtagCAATGGAGACCAACGACTACACCAGTTGGGACGAGTGGGTGCAAGCAGAAGGCTCTAAAAGCACAAGGCTAAGGCCAAGACCCAAAGGTGGAGGTAGAAAGAAAAGACTTGACAACCTATGGccaaactgaagttatggcccttgatagggtggaatagtataacaagattcatgtagcctaccccaattagttgggacaaggcaatgatgatgatgattacagCGTCTAGTACAGAATGGTCCAGATTCCTGACTAAGTCCTGAGCAAGGACAGCTGAGATTTGAGAGGTCCAAGTGCTGGTCTGTCCTTCAAAAAGATAATAAAGAGCAGTTGATCACTAGGTTTTGTGTCATCATTGATTTTAAAAGCAAAACGTTTCCTTGCTTATTTCTGACTCAATTAATTGAATTCAACCAGAAGAATAATAGTTCACAATCCTCCAGTGCCTTAATTTTATCTTTTTGGTTAAGGGATGAGAGATGCATTAAGGTGAAAAAATGTACAGATGCACAGACAGGAAGAAGAGAAAATCTAAGAAGCTAAACCATGAGATAAATGCAAGTCTAAACCCAAAACAAGACCTACCAGGCATCTTTTCCGACAGCCCAAGTGAGCGGCAAAGATCAGCTGTTTGGCGGCGacgagaaacagtggggatgagtTTGCATATCTCATCTTGATCAAATTCAGAAGCAATACCAAAAGTAGCTAGAAGCTGCAGAAAAGCATGTGCTTCCAACGAGTTCCCAGTGCTAGCATCATTGTCCAGATTATCCAACTTCGGCTTCCACCCATTAGCAATTGTTTTCGCTTGTTCTCTAATATCCAATGAGATTAGTGGGTTATCAACAGGGGACTCTGATTCAGAGCTTGTCAACAGCACACCCAGTGACTCCATCAACATGAGACAAGTCCTACGCAGGCCCAGAAGGCTTGAATCCTTTTTCCCGTCTGGCAATGGCAGTTCGACACGGTAAAAATCTTCCAAGCCATCCAAAACCAAGCGAGCAGGCTCTGGTGCGCTCTTTAATGCAAATGGGATCTCCTCCCGTATAGCAGCAAGGTTTTTCCGGTTGTCCGAAATGAATTTATGGAGACCTGCTGCATCCATCTCTTCACATAATTTTGTCAGCTGAGGACGAGGTTTAACATCCAAGCCACCATTTTTGGCAGGCTGAGCATCAGCTGTGTTGACTTCAGCAGTTGTAATGTCCGATTTCTCTTCTACAGTAACATCTGTATTGCCATTGCTCACACCATTGACAACAGTCTCGGCTAATGCCTTCTTGTACTTCTCAAATGCATCCCCAATAGCAGAAAGAGCAGCATCTCTTTTCTCTTGTAGTTGTCCCAATGAAGCTTGTTCTTTGGCTACAACCACTGCTTCCCGCTTCTCCAGCATTTCCCGAGCCTCAGATGCCTTCGTTTCATACTCCTTTTCCTCATCTTCCAACTCAACAAATCTTTTCTTTAAGGACCTCTCTA is drawn from Magnolia sinica isolate HGM2019 chromosome 5, MsV1, whole genome shotgun sequence and contains these coding sequences:
- the LOC131246073 gene encoding FRIGIDA-like protein 3, producing the protein MDDTQSVATLIDSTTSKIQQLQQAFAELEGHRAVSLNLKWKELEEHFHGLERSLKKRFVELEDEEKEYETKASEAREMLEKREAVVVAKEQASLGQLQEKRDAALSAIGDAFEKYKKALAETVVNGVSNGNTDVTVEEKSDITTAEVNTADAQPAKNGGLDVKPRPQLTKLCEEMDAAGLHKFISDNRKNLAAIREEIPFALKSAPEPARLVLDGLEDFYRVELPLPDGKKDSSLLGLRRTCLMLMESLGVLLTSSESESPVDNPLISLDIREQAKTIANGWKPKLDNLDNDASTGNSLEAHAFLQLLATFGIASEFDQDEICKLIPTVSRRRQTADLCRSLGLSEKMPGAIEVLVNNGRQMEAVNLAYAFELTDQFATVPLLKAYLKDARRTSQVQPGNTSPAAQNEANERELSALKAVIKCIEEHKLEDQYPVDPLQKRVIQLEKAKADKKRAAEAAKPQPKRPRANGNGYGPRITNLPDKSFYRGPPERYPYMYDRPYIYAPDNHGLAPVGLPPYNLSPNHAPYYGNGYQYPTPYLQ